Proteins found in one Gemmatimonadales bacterium genomic segment:
- a CDS encoding pseudouridine synthase produces the protein MVFYPLSPKRRASKPPPRLTQRKPCLSVSPPTIPRVSDRRPPHRDVPASREPPPGRQKAHGRQTPHTGSRERPPSPSAADARGEKLQKVLARVGIASRRTIEQWIGESRITVDGQLATLGQRVGPDNRILLDGRPIRVLDVVQKRRVLIYHKPAGEVCTRSDPQGRATVFDKLPVLRGSRWITIGRLDFSTSGLLLFTTDGELANRLMHPSGEFEREYAVRILG, from the coding sequence CGCAGCGGAAGCCATGCCTGTCAGTCTCGCCGCCCACGATCCCGCGCGTGTCTGATCGCCGTCCGCCGCACAGGGACGTGCCAGCGTCGCGGGAGCCCCCTCCGGGGAGGCAAAAGGCGCACGGGAGGCAAACACCGCACACCGGAAGTCGGGAGCGACCGCCGAGCCCGAGCGCGGCCGACGCGCGTGGGGAAAAATTACAAAAAGTACTTGCCCGCGTGGGCATTGCCTCGCGCCGGACCATCGAGCAATGGATTGGAGAAAGTCGCATCACCGTAGACGGCCAACTCGCCACTCTCGGCCAGCGCGTCGGACCTGACAACCGCATCCTCCTCGACGGGCGCCCGATTCGCGTCCTCGATGTGGTGCAGAAGCGCCGCGTGTTGATCTATCACAAACCCGCGGGTGAGGTTTGTACGCGCTCGGATCCCCAAGGCCGGGCGACCGTGTTCGACAAACTTCCGGTGTTGCGCGGCAGCCGCTGGATTACCATCGGTCGTCTCGACTTCAGCACCTCCGGGTTGCTGCTCTTCACCACCGACGGCGAATTGGCCAATCGCCTGATGCATCCCTCGGGCGAATTCGAACGCGAGTACGCCGTGCGTATTCTCGGTTAG